One window of Terriglobales bacterium genomic DNA carries:
- a CDS encoding DUF3011 domain-containing protein, translating to MRRKALSPLVLALLLVAACGQGFAQYALTCASEDGRRHYCPADTRAGVSMQRQRSKSVCTQGSTWGFDQNGVWVDRGCRADFLVNNPSSVVRDHDRDWDRDRDRDRDRDRYRDDGRRGEETMQLTCSSEDGGRHYCESDIQGRATMTRQRSGSPCREGYSWGYDRRGVWVDHGCRADFQLTGRRNGWAGGRDPVYVGSMKCSSDLGTRQDCPIDTRGGVKIVRQISESSCRLGYSWGYDRDSVWVDHGCRAEFQVGSR from the coding sequence ATGCGTCGAAAAGCACTCTCGCCTCTCGTTCTTGCTCTGCTTCTGGTAGCAGCTTGCGGGCAAGGCTTTGCCCAATACGCCCTAACCTGCGCCTCGGAAGACGGTCGGCGGCACTACTGCCCGGCCGATACGCGCGCCGGTGTGAGCATGCAGCGGCAACGCAGCAAATCGGTCTGCACACAAGGCTCAACCTGGGGATTCGACCAGAATGGTGTCTGGGTCGATCGCGGCTGCCGAGCGGACTTTCTCGTCAACAATCCCTCTTCTGTTGTCCGAGATCACGATCGCGATTGGGATCGAGACAGAGATCGCGACCGCGACAGAGACCGCTATCGCGATGATGGGCGCCGCGGTGAAGAGACGATGCAGCTTACGTGTTCGTCCGAGGACGGAGGACGCCACTACTGCGAGAGCGACATCCAGGGAAGAGCGACGATGACCAGGCAGCGCAGCGGCTCTCCCTGCCGTGAAGGGTATAGCTGGGGATACGATCGCCGCGGGGTTTGGGTTGATCACGGCTGTCGTGCAGATTTTCAGTTGACCGGCCGCCGTAATGGATGGGCTGGTGGCCGAGATCCTGTCTACGTCGGCAGCATGAAGTGCTCGTCGGATCTCGGAACGCGCCAGGATTGTCCAATTGACACTCGTGGTGGAGTCAAGATCGTCCGGCAGATCAGTGAGTCATCGTGCCGCCTCGGTTATAGCTGGGGCTACGACCGTGACAGCGTATGGGTGGATCATGGCTGCCGCGCTGAGTTTCAGGTCGGGAGC